One region of Triticum aestivum cultivar Chinese Spring chromosome 6B, IWGSC CS RefSeq v2.1, whole genome shotgun sequence genomic DNA includes:
- the LOC123135728 gene encoding cytochrome P450 76M5-like gives MASHSHQHSIVPYCRTPQDSTLSCRTVRTIAGHTAMQSEVWLLWATLAAALLYYLTSAARRGGTGARQPPGPTPLPVLGNLLDLGGNLHHTLARLARVHSPVMKLKLGLVTTVVVSSGDAAREAYTRYDRHLAARAVPDAANAVGNSGRSMIWLPSSDPLWKTLRGIVASHIFSPRGLAAARGVRERKVRDMVGYFRRHAGEEVDVGQAVYGGVLNLVSSAFFSVDVVDVGGESASGLREVVEDIIAALAKPNVSDIFPFLRPLDLQGWRRWAGARYQKVFGILDGIIDRRLADARTSTGEHAHGDFLDSLLELVSAGKIGRDKVTVILFDVFAAGTDTMAITVEWAMAELLRHPRAMAKVRAEMEDILGGKDTNTLEEPDAASLPYLQAVVKEVMRLHPVAPIMLPHQAAEDGVEIGGFAVPRGATVIFNVWAIMRDSAAWERPDEFVPERFLDKSAAVEFRGKDYEFIPFGSGRRLCPGLPMAERVVPFVLASLLHAFEWRLPGGVAADELDVAERFTTVNTLAVPLRAVPVVVT, from the coding sequence ATGGCATCGCACTCGCACCAGCACTCTATCGTGCCGTACTGTCGCACACCACAAGATAGCACTCTATCGTGCCGTACTGTACGTACTATCGCAGGCCACACAGCCATGCAGAGCGAGGTTTGGCTGCTATGGGCGACGCTCGCCGCCGCGCTACTCTACTACCTGACCAGCGCAGCCCGCCGCGGGGGCACCGGGGCACGGCAGCCTCCGGGCCCGACGCCGCTCCCGGTCCTCGGCAACCTGCTCGACCTAGGTGGCAACCTGCACCACACGCTGGCGCGCCTCGCGCGCGTCCACAGCCCCGTCATGAAGCTCAAGCTCGGCCTGGTCACCACCGTGGTGGTCTCCTCGGGTGACGCCGCGCGGGAGGCCTACACCAGATACGACCGCCACCTGGCCGCGCGCGCGGTCCCGGACGCCGCCAACGCGGTCGGCAACTCCGGCCGGTCCATGATCTGGCTGCCCAGCTCCGACCCGCTCTGGAAGACGCTGCGCGGCATCGTGGCCTCGCACATATTCTCGCCGCGTGGCCTGGCCGCGGCGCGCGGCGTGCGGGAGCGCAAGGTGCGCGACATGGTGGGCTACTTCCGGCGCCACGCGGGGGAGGAGGTGGACGTGGGCCAGGCCGTGTACGGCGGCGTGCTGAACCTCGTGTCCAGCGCCTTCTTCTCCGTCGACGTGGTGGACGTGGGCGGCGAGTCCGCGAGCGGGCTGCGGGAGGTCGTGGAGGACATCATCGCGGCGCTGGCCAAGCCCAACGTCTCCGACATCTTCCCTTTCCTCCGGCCGCTCGACCTGCAGGGTTGGCGTCGCTGGGCGGGGGCGCGCTACCAGAAGGTCTTCGGCATACTTGACGGAATTATCGACCGCCGTCTGGCAGATGCCCGGACGTCCACAGGCGAGCACGCCCATGGCGACTTCCTGGACTCGCTGCTGGAGCTCGTTTCCGCAGGCAAGATCGGTCGCGACAAGGTGACGGTCATACTGTTCGACGTGTTCGCGGCCGGGACCGACACGATGGCCATCACGGTGGAGTGGGCGATGGCCGAGCTGCTCCGGCACCCGCGCGCCATGGCCAAGGTGCGCGCGGAGATGGAGGACATCCTCGGCGGCAAGGACACGAACACCCTCGAGGAGCCCGACGCGGCGAGCCTGCCGTACCTGCAGGCCGTGGTGAAGGAGGTGATGCGGCTGCACCCGGTGGCGCCGATCATGCTGCCGCACCAGGCCGCGGAGGACGGCGTGGAGATCGGCGGCTTCGCCGTGCCCAGGGGCGCCACGGTGATCTTCAACGTGTGGGCAATCATGCGGGACTCGGCGGCGTGGGAGAGGCCCGACGAGTTCGTGCCGGAGCGGTTCCTGGATaagtcggcggcggtggagttccGGGGCAAGGACTACGAGTTCATCCCGTTCGGGTCCGGCCGGCGGCTGTGCCCCGGCCTGCCGATGGCGGAGCGGGTCGTGCCGTTCGTGCTGGCGTCGCTGCTGCACGCGTTCGAGTGGCGGCTCCCGGGCGGCGTGGCGGCCGACGAGCTGGACGTGGCCGAGAGGTTCACCACCGTTAACACGCTCGCCGTGCCCCTCAGGGCCGTCCCCGTCGTGGTCACCTAG